The segment CCACGCCGTGGACGCTGCCGGCTAACCGCGCGATCTCCCTGCACCCTGAATTTGAGTATCAGCTGATCCAGATCGAGGGCCGTGCCCTGATCCTGGCGAAAGAGCTGGTGGACAGCGTCATGAAGCGCGCCGGTGTCAGCGAATGGCAGGTGCTGGGCGAATGCAAAGGCGCGGCGCTGGAGCTGCAGAAATTCCAGCATCCGTTCCTGGCGATCGCGTCGCTGGTCGTGCTGGGCGAGCACGTCACCCTGGACGCCGGTACCGGTGCGGTGCACACGGCACCAGGCCACGGCCCGGATGACTATGTCATCGGTCAGAAATATGGCATCGAAACCGCCAATCCGGTCGGTCCGGATGGCACCTATCTGCCAGGCACCTTCCCGACGCTGGATGGCGTAAACGTCTTTAAAGCCAACGACATGATCGTTGAGCTGCTGAAAGAGAAGGGCGCGCTGCTGCACGTCGAAAAACTGCTGCACAGCTACCCGCACTGCTGGCGTCATAAAACGCCGATCATCTTCCGGGCGACCCCGCAGTGGTTCATCAGCATGGATCAGAAAGGTCTGCGTGCGCAGTCGCTGAAAGAGATCAAAGGCGTGCAGTGGATCCCGGACTGGGGCCAGGCGCGTATCGAATCGATGGTCGCGAACCGTCCTGACTGGTGCATCTCCCGTCAGCGTACCTGGGGCGTGCCGATGGCGCTGTTCGTCCATAAAGAGAGCGAAGAGCTGCACCCGGACACCCTGGCGCTGATGGAGAAAGTTGCGCAGCGCGTCGAGCAGGATGGGATTCAGGCCTGGTGGGATCTTGATCCGCGCGAGCTGATGGGCGACGACGCCGATCACTACGTAAAAGTGCCGGATACCCTGGATGTCTGGTTTGACTCCGGTTCAACCAGCTACTCAGTAGTTGATGCACGTCCTGAGTTTGACGGCCATTCGCCGGATCTCTATCTGGAAGGCTCCGACCAGCATCGCGGCTGGTTTATGTCCTCGCTGATGATCTCCACGGCGATGAAAGGCAAAGCGCCTTACCGTCAGGTTCTGACACACGGCTTCACCGTCGACGGCCAGGGCCGCAAGATGTCGAAATCGATCGGCAACACGGTGTCGCCGCAGGATGTGATGAACAAGCTGGGGGCCGATATTCTGCGTCTGTGGGTCGCCTCAACCGACTACTCTGGCGAGATGGCGGTGTCAGACGAGATCCTCAAACGCTCTGCCGACGCCTACCGTCGTATCCGCAACACCGCACGTTTCCTGCTGGCGAACCTCAGCGGCTTTAATCCGGCTACCGATCTGGTGAAACCGGAAGAGATGGTGGTGGTGGATCGCTGGGCGGTAGGCCGTGCGCAGGCGGCGCAGGCCGATATCGTTGCCTCCTACGAAAACTATGATTTCCATGAAGTGATCCAGCGTCTGATGCAGTTCTGCTCCATCGAGATGGGCAGCTTCTATCTGGACATCATCAAGGATCGTCAGTACACCGCGAAAGGCGATGGCCTGGCACGTCGCAGCTGCCAGACCGCGCTGTGGCATATCGTTGAGGCGCTGGTTCGCTGGATGGCACCCATCATGTCCTTTACGGCGGATGAAATCTGGGGCTACCTGCCGGGCGAGCGTGCGCAGTATGTCTTCACGGAAGAGTGGTATCAGGGTCTGTTCGGCCTGGCCGCAGACGAAGCACTGAATGACGCCTACTGGGCCGAGCTGCTGAAAGTGCGCGGCGAAGTGAATAAGGTGATCGAACAGGCGCGTGCAGACAAACGTATCGGTGGCGCACTGGAAGCGACCGTCACGCTGTATGCCGATCCGGAGCTGGCCGCTAAGCTGCAGGCGCTGGGCAACGAACTGCGCTTTGTGCTGCTGACCTCGGGCGCACAGGTGGCGGATTACGCGCTGGCCAGCGATGAGGCGCAGCAGAGTGAACTGCTGAAAGGTCTG is part of the Pantoea sp. Ep11b genome and harbors:
- the ileS gene encoding isoleucine--tRNA ligase — translated: MSDYKSTLNLPETGFPMRGDLAKREPGMLQRWYADNLYSIIREAKKGKKTFILHDGPPYANGSIHIGHSVNKILKDVIVKSKGMAGYDAPYVPGWDCHGLPIEHKVEQMIGKPGEKVTAAEFREACRKYAAEQVEGQKADFIRLGVLGDWDRPYLTMDFGTEANIIRALGKIIGNGHLHKGAKPVHWCLDCRSALAEAEVEYYDKTSPSIDVMFNALDTEAVRQAFGVAEVSGPISLVIWTTTPWTLPANRAISLHPEFEYQLIQIEGRALILAKELVDSVMKRAGVSEWQVLGECKGAALELQKFQHPFLAIASLVVLGEHVTLDAGTGAVHTAPGHGPDDYVIGQKYGIETANPVGPDGTYLPGTFPTLDGVNVFKANDMIVELLKEKGALLHVEKLLHSYPHCWRHKTPIIFRATPQWFISMDQKGLRAQSLKEIKGVQWIPDWGQARIESMVANRPDWCISRQRTWGVPMALFVHKESEELHPDTLALMEKVAQRVEQDGIQAWWDLDPRELMGDDADHYVKVPDTLDVWFDSGSTSYSVVDARPEFDGHSPDLYLEGSDQHRGWFMSSLMISTAMKGKAPYRQVLTHGFTVDGQGRKMSKSIGNTVSPQDVMNKLGADILRLWVASTDYSGEMAVSDEILKRSADAYRRIRNTARFLLANLSGFNPATDLVKPEEMVVVDRWAVGRAQAAQADIVASYENYDFHEVIQRLMQFCSIEMGSFYLDIIKDRQYTAKGDGLARRSCQTALWHIVEALVRWMAPIMSFTADEIWGYLPGERAQYVFTEEWYQGLFGLAADEALNDAYWAELLKVRGEVNKVIEQARADKRIGGALEATVTLYADPELAAKLQALGNELRFVLLTSGAQVADYALASDEAQQSELLKGLKIALHKAEGEKCQRCWHYTTDVGQNPEHAEVCGRCYTNVAGDGEQREFA